A segment of the Acetobacteroides hydrogenigenes genome:
GTCCATAATGAAGTCCATACCACCATGACCACCAACTTGCTTAGCTTTTTCCTCCAAAAGTTTATGGATTGGGTGCTTGTACTTCTCCATTAGGGCCTTCTTAACATCAGCCGAAACGAAGTCGTGACCGCTTAAGTTCTCATGATTTGGAGTAACATCCGAGCCCACCTGACCCTTAGAAAGAGCATAACCTTCGAATGGGTACTTGTTGGCAAATCCCTTAGTTCCGGTTAGCTGGTACATACGGCTATAAGGACGAGGGGTAGCGACGTTGTGCTGAATTTGGATGGTTTTACCCATTTCGGTACGAATCATCGTCATGGTATGATCGCCATTCTTGAAATCCTTAACATCCTCGCCAGTGGTTCTCTTAAGATACTCAGGAATAGAAACAGCCTTAGTATCCATCGAAACGAGGTAGTTCATCTTATCGCCACGGTGAATGTTTAGCAGCTGACAAGCAGGCCCCATCCCATGAGTAGCGTAGATATCGCCACGATGTTTACGGTTGTAGTCCAAGCGCCAGTTATTCCAGTAAGCGCCCCAAAACTCTTCTAAGTTGTGAATGTAAGAACCCTCAACATGAAGAATCTCTCCAAACAGCCCTTGCTGAGCCATGTTAAGAGTAGTGAGCTCGAAGAAGTCGTACACACAATTTTCGAGCTGCATACAGTGCTTACGGGTCTTTTCTGATGTATTAATAAGATCCCAGATTTCTTGCATCGTCATAGCGGCAGGCACCTCAATAGCAACGTGCTTTCCTTCTTTCATAGCCTGAACGCCAATAACAGCATGATGCTTCCAATCGGTAGCAATGTAAACAAGGTCTACGTTGGGAAGCGCCGTAACTTTACGCCAAACAGAGGTATCTCCATAAAACTCCTGTGCTTTAGGAAGTCCCTTTTTAACGAGCATCTCGTTTACCCTTTTGGTGTTCTTTTCCAACACGTCGCAAAGAGCGACAATTTCAACGCCAGGTATATTTGTCATACGACTTACAGCTCCAGGCCCACGCATTCCCAATCCGATAAACGCAACACGAACGGTTGGAATTGGAGCACAACGCAGCTGGATAACATCCTGCTGTCCGGCAGGACGAGGTGGTGTTGGCACCGCAATAGGGGCGCATTTGGCTACCTTTTTCTGAGCCTGAAGGTTTATTCCTACAGGAACGACTAATAGCGCGATAAGTAGCAGTCTTAGATGTTTCAACATAAGCTGAGGTTTAAGATGATTAAACTTTAATCGTCGTAAAAATACGTCCGAAAAGATTCCCAAAGCGATAGCGTTGCTGAAAAAAACGAGGATTGAATAAAAATAGACACCTCGTTATGCACATTGTTGCACTTCCTTTTTACCTATAAACGGCACAACAAAGCACGTCCGAACAAAAATAAAAAAAGTCGCACCAAATGGAGCGACTTCCCTTTATGATTGTATGATCAGATTAGAACATCTTCATGTCATCAAGAACGTTCATTACATTCTTAACAGCCTTAGCGCTAGTTTCAAGAAGAACTTTCTCTTCCTCTGTAAGCTTAAGGTCGATGATCTTCTCGATACCATTCTTACCAAGAACAACTGGAACACCAAGAGCGATATCCTTCATGCCGTACTCACCGTTAAGCATAGCGCAAACTGGGTATACCGACTTGGTATCGCGTACGATAGCTTCTACCATTTGAGCAGCAGCAGTACCAGGAGCATACCAAGCTGAAGTTCCTTGAAGAGCTACGATCTCGCCGCCACCGTTTTGGGTACGCTTGATAATCTCTTGAAGACGATCTTCTGGGATAAGCTGGCGTACTGGAATACCGCTAACTGAAGTATAGTTTGGTAGTGGAACCATGGTATCACCGTGACCGCCAAGAAGAAGGGCCTCGATTCCGATAGGAGAAACGTTTAGCTCAGAAGCAATAAATGCTTTGTAACGAGCAGTATCTAGAATACCTGCCATACCGAATACGCGGTTTGATGGAACCTTAGCAGCAAGGAATGCAGCATAGGTCATAACATCTAGCGGATTCGAAACTACGATAATCTTAGCCTCTGGAGAATACTTAATTACGTTCTCAGTAACCTCTTTTACAATCTTAGCATTGGTAGAGATTAAGTCGTCGCGGCTCATACCGGGCTTGCGAGGAAGACCTGCCGTAATAACAACTACTTCCGAGCCAGCAGTTTTGTCGTAACCTTCTGAACCCCAGTAACACGGGTGCTGAATCCTTGAATAGGTGCAGTTTGCCACATATCAAGAGCCTTGCCTTGAGCAACGCCTTCGCGAACATCAACCAGTACAACCTCGTTGCAAAGATCTTTGCGTGCAATCTCGTGAGCGCAAGTTGCACCCACATTACCAGCACCTACAACTGTAATTTTCATAATTGAATATTATTTAATTAAAACCTCTCTTCATTTTCAGAATGTTAGCACATACCACTGCTAACAAATTCACAGTTCAAATATAGAATACTATTTCTAATAATATCCCCTATTTTTTAAGTTCAACAGCATGTTTTTAACGTATTAAGCTTTCGAAGTCGGCCTCTAATTCTTTCCCCTTTTCGAAATCGTAAAGCGTTACACGCCGTAAGTCGTAGTAGTACCACCAAAACGCCCGCAACGTTGATATGAAATTTCTGTTGGCAGCATCCTTCTCCGAAAGGGCAACGTTTAAATCTAGTACCGAAATTTTCCCGGCAATGAAGCGATCCATCGAAACCTTGTAACGGATCTGTGCAATCGTATCCGACTTAGCGGCAATCCGAAACTTTTGTCCCATTTGGTTAAAGTTCATCACCTTTACATATATATTTTGGTCGAACTCTATCTGCGACTGATCTACCTTACCCTTTACGAGGTCGAGGTTGCTCTGCGCATTTTTAATCTTTCCTCGACGCTGGCCCCAGTCAATTATAGGCATTGATAGGGTAATAGATGCTGTTTGGGATGGTATAATTCCCCGATAAGCATCAAAAATATCTTCCGAGTTTTGGTTAAATCCCACTTTTGCCCTAAAGTTTGCCGTTAAGCCTGTTTCTCGCTTATTTTGCTCGAGCCAACGCTCTGCTTCCAGCACCTGCCTATTAAATCGCACGATATCTGGATTATTCTTTCTGGCTTGCTCAAGTACCTTATCGTACGATAGAATCATTTCGGGAACCTTAGACGGAACGTTTAATTTTATTTCACCCTTCTCGCTAACCCCTAAGTACGATCGAAATCTGTTCTGAGCGCTTTCTAAATCAACCAACCTCTCGCTTAATGCAATCTCAGCATTGAGCTTAGAGAGTTCCATCTGCATCACATCGCTCTCGGATATAGACCCCAAACGAAAGCGTCCCTTGGCTATCTTGTAAAGGGTATCAGCATTACTAAGATTGACACGGGCAACCTTAAGGTTTTGCTGTGCAATTGCTAAATCAAAAAAGCGCTCAATAGAAGATATGATTACCGTTTCACGTTGGTATAAGTAGCTGCGCCTTGCTTCTTCATAACGCAGAGGATCTATTTTTTTTTGCCACTTCAACCAGTTTACCCCAAAAAGGTTTTGCTGATATGTAACGCTTATGGGTAACGAATTGTATGTAATTTGCCGTTGCGGCTCAATGTCATCGCTACGAGTTAACGCAGATTCAATGGAGAAAGCACCTCCGGTAAGTCCAACCTTTTGGTTTATCGATAGCGCCAAACTATTTACAAATCTATTCTTTGTAATGTACTTGGTTGTTCCATCCCCCTGAAGGACTTCAGAAATAGAGTTACTAAAGGAAGGTATGGTAGAGCTTAGATTTAAAGAAGGAAGAAAACTTGCCTTGAAACTGCGATAATCCCAATAAGCAAATAGGTAGCTGTTCTTGGCGTTCTTCACATCGTTAGACCGCTCTAGTGCAGCATTAATATAGCTCTCCAAGTCGAATTCATGCGTGCTTTCACTTTTTTTCTGTCCATACGATGTCAGAAAACAAAGCACAGCAATGGCTATTATCAGAATTGCTCTCCTCATGTAAGTATTTGCAAATAGACGTATTACTATAGTTGGGTTAGGGTAAAGCGGTTAGGCTTCGTAGGTCGATTTAGGAATACCTGCTCCCCTTTTTTCAATCCATTTACGATAGCCACCAACTCGCTATTAGCACCTCCAAGAGCAACCTCCTGTTTCCTGCTATCTTCAGTGAAAACATAAAATTTACCATTTTCCTCCACAATCGCTTTTTTAGGGAGATAAAGAACATTGCTTAGCGTGCTTAAACGAAGATCGTTAATAGTAGTCATCATAGGTCTCAGCATCGGCGATGTGCCGCTAATTTTAACCATTACGGTATAAACCTTTTTCCCCTCTACAATTTTAGGTAGGCCCGAAATCTCCTCTATACGACCACTAAAAGAGGTATCCTCCAGCAATGCAACCCGAACCTTTGCCTCCTGCAGGGGCTTCACCTTTGCAAGATCTTCCTCTGCGAGTTCAAATTTCGAATAGAATGAAGAAGCATCGGGGATCAAAGCAACTGTTAGATCTTCAGGTGTTATAATACTTCCTGCTTGGCGTTTTGCTCCCGATAAATCGGTATAGTATGTTACAATACCACTCCGAGGTGCACGAACGACTATAGCTCCAAAAAATTTACGCAACTCATGCGTTTTTTTTGCAGAACTCTCTGCTCTTGCTTGTAACGAAATGGCGTTATTCTCTATTTGGACCTTCCGTTGCAGGCAGTTTTGCAATGCTTGCTCGTAGGCTATTTTTGATTTTTCAAATTCTAGCTTCGTCTTTTTTTGTGCTGCAGGCGGATCATAAAACGACTGTTCCATGTTAATCTGACTAATCTCCATATTAATGCGAAGTGTAGAAAGATTATACCTCACATCTCGAAGCTGGTTAGCTGTATCCGAAAGTGCTCGCTGTGCCTGCGCATTCAAATCAGAAGCCTCGTTCTCTGCAGCCTTAATGGCATTTACAATAGGCTCTCTGTCAAGGGTTGCAATAGCCTCCCCTGCCCTAACCATTTTTCCTTCCGGAACGATCGATTTTATCCGAATCTGTCCGATAACATCAGATTTGGACCTAAATATAGAAGAGGCTTTTACACTAGTAAAACTTTTCGCAACAAGTTCGCCATTTGCCACAATGGTAACATCAATATTACCTTCCTTCACTGCAACCAACTCCGACTCCTTATTAGCAAAAAAATCTGAGGTAATTGTAAAATAGGCTGCAACTCCAACAACTATTAGTGCAACGGCTAGTAATAATCTACTTTTCTTCACTCTGATTCAAATTTAGACGGTTAGGCAAAAAGAGAAGGAGAGCCACACCGGCTCTCCTATATTTGTGCTTAACTACAGATTGCAAACACTACGTATATCGCTAATAATCTGACCTGCAAAAGCATCAGCTTCAGCAACCGTTGGTGCTTCCGAGTAAATTCGAATAATTGGTTCAGTATTCGACTTACGCAAGTGTACCCAACGATTTTCGATATCAATACGAACACCGTCGATGTCATTAATTTGATAATCTGCATACTTCCCTTTCATCTTAAGCAGTACATCATCAACATCTATTGCAGGTGTAAGTTCAATCTTATTCTTTGAGATATGGTAAGATGGATATGTTTTACGAAGTTCCAAGCAGGTTTTCCCGCTTTTTGCCAGGTGAGTGAGGAATAGCGCAACCCCAACAAGAGCATCACGACCGTAATGGCTTTCAGGATAGATAACTCCTCCATTGCCCTCTCCGCCGATAACAGCACCGACTTCCTTCATCTTGGCAACAACATTAACCTCTCCAACTGCCGAAGCGGCATATTCCACACCGTGCTTAATGGCTATATCTTTAAGTGCTCGCGAAGATGAAAGATTAGATACTACATTCCCTTTCTTGATAGAAAGCAGATAATCGGCAACTGCAACAAGAGTATACTCCTCTCCAAACATAGATCCATCTTCGCAAACAAAGGCAAGTCTATCAACATCAGGGTCTACAACAATTCCCATATCTGCCTTTTCCTTTACAACCAGCTCCGCGATGTCCACCAAGTGCTCTGGAAGAGGTTCTGGATTATGAGGGAATTGGCCATTGGGTACGCAGTATAGTTTTACCACCTCAACTCCCATTTTCTCGAGCAATTCAGGAATAACCACACCACCAACTGAGTTAACAGCGTCAACTACAACCTTAAACTTTGCGCTCCTAACAGCGTCAACATCAACTGTGCTAAGAGCAAGAACGGAATCTATATGCTTTTGATTAAACGAAGGCTGATTCTTAACCTCTCCTAAGTCATCAACCTCTGCAAAATTAAACGCATCGTTCTCTGCAATTGCAAGAATACGCTTCCCATCTGCATCCGATAGAAATTCCCCTCGGCTATTAAGCAGCTTAAGAGCATTCCACTGCTTCGGATTATGGCTTGCTGTAAGGATTATACCTCCATCCGCGTTTTCCATAGTGACAGCAAGCTCTACAGTAGGAGTTGTTGCCAAATCGGCATTAACTACATTAATGCCACTCCCCATCAGGGTTCCAATTACTAGGTTGCTCACCATAGGGCCCGAAATACGAGCATCTCGTCCTACAACAACCTTAAGGTCGTTTTTCTTTAGCGACTCTTTCAGCCATTGCGCATATGCTGCAGTAAACTTTACTACATCAATAGGGCTCAGACCATTTCCTGGGGTACCTCCAATAGTACCTCTAATGCCAGAAATAGATTTTATTAATGCCATTGTAAACGTGTTAGAGTAATATAAAAACGGCGTTAGAGTTTGAATTGGTAAATATAGCAAAGACATCTTTACCCTATTCCCGACCATCTACCCTTAACATATCTTAATAGAATATATTTTGGAAGGAGGTGTTCCATTCCACATAAAAAAAACACTATTTTTGTAATTAAGGATTTCGCAGAGAATGCGAGTATAAACAACCTTAATTCGCTACCAGAATGGAAAATGAATTTTACGACGAAAGTCCCGAGAAGTCTACGCGAGGAAGCTTCGACAACAATTCGGGCGAGTCTTTCAATGAAAGGCAAAGTGAAAAACCTAAAAGAACCATTTCCGATCCTAACAGAGGGGTATTTGAAAGGAAAGTAGATTTTAGTAACAGCAGAGAAAGAAGTTTTGACCGCGAGCGCAGCTTCAACCGCGACGACCGTGGAGAGCGTGGAGGGTTTAACCGCGAGCGCAGCTTCAACCGTGACGACCGTGGAGAGCGTGGAGGGTTTAACCGCGAGCGCAGCTTTAACCGTGACGACCGCGGCGGAGAGCGTGGAGGATTCAACCGCGAGCGCAGCTTCAACCGTGACGACCGCGGCGGAGAGCGTGGAGGATTCAACCGCGAGCGCAGCTTCAACCGTGACGACCGCGGCGGAGAGCGTGGAGGATTCAACCGCGAGCGCAGCTTCAACCGTGACGACCGCGGCGGAGAGCGTGGAGGATTCAACCGCGAGCGCAGCTTCAACCGTGACGACCGCGGCGGAGAGCGTGGAGGATTCAACCGCGAGCGCAGCTTCAACCGCGATGATCGTGGAGGATTTTACTCTCCATTTGAAAAGAAAAAAAGTTACGGAGGAGGCTTCAACGACCGCAATGATAACAGCAACCGCACCCTTCGTCCACGTAAAAACCGCGGAGAAGAGTTTGATCGTCCAAAAATTGGTGCAGGACTCGGCCCTAAGTATATCGAAGAGCCAATTGATCCAGAAGCAGAAATTCGCCTAAACAAGTACATCGCCAACTCGGGCGTTTGTTCACGTCGTGAGGCTGACAACCACATTTTGGCCGGTGAAATTACTGTGAACGGAGAAGTGGTAACAACCCTTGGAACAAAGATTAAAATGGGCGACGAAGTTCAGTTTAACGGAACTATCATCAAGGGAGAAAAAAAGGTTTATCTTATCCTTAACAAGCCTAAGGGATATGTAACCTCGGTTGACGATCCACATGCTGAAAAGACAGTAATGGAACTCATCAAAGGTGCCTGCAACGAGCGTGTTTATCCGGTTGGACGTCTAGATAAGTCGACCACTGGCGTTCTTCTTCTCACCAACGATGGAGAACTTACCAAAACGCTTACCCATCCTACCTACAATAAGAAAAAAATCTATCACGTTTTCCTTGACAAAAGGATAAGCGAGGAGGATATGGAGCGTATTGCTACAGGTGTAGATCTTGATGACGGTGTAGCTTATGCTGATGCCATTAGCTATGTTGACGGCAGCGACAAGTCTCAGGTAGGCGTTGAGATTCACTCTGGTAAGAATCGAATTATCCGTCGCTTGTTCGACACCATTGGATATAAAGTAATAAAACTAGATAGAGTTTACTTTGCAGGATTAACCAAGAAAGGTCTTCCAAGAGGAAGATGGCGTTTCCTAACCCAACGTGAGGTTGGAATGCTTAAGATGGGATCTTACGAATAGACCCTTTACTAAAAAACAAAAGAGAGGATGGTTCACACCATTCTCTCTTCTTTTTGGGTACTAGCCTAAAAAGCAGGCTGCCCGTCTGAAGACATGTTTAAAGCCTCCATCTACAGCATCGCTTATAGTAGGCTTCCCAATAATTGGAAACGGTTGTTCGTGCGAGTGGGGAAAAGTAAAATCCACCATCTCTATATTTTTACTGCCAATGCTTCTAAAGAAGGATGATACTCCAGTAGGTGATATCACCTTATCTTTTAAAAGCGAGATGGCATACACTTGTCCTTTAAATTTCGAGAGCATATCACAACGAAAATCCTTTAGTCTGTTCATGTTGAGCATTGAACGAAAGGCCATGGCAAATCGATTATCCTTTATAAATAATCCCAACCGTGTTTGACGAGCA
Coding sequences within it:
- a CDS encoding Gfo/Idh/MocA family protein → MLKHLRLLLIALLVVPVGINLQAQKKVAKCAPIAVPTPPRPAGQQDVIQLRCAPIPTVRVAFIGLGMRGPGAVSRMTNIPGVEIVALCDVLEKNTKRVNEMLVKKGLPKAQEFYGDTSVWRKVTALPNVDLVYIATDWKHHAVIGVQAMKEGKHVAIEVPAAMTMQEIWDLINTSEKTRKHCMQLENCVYDFFELTTLNMAQQGLFGEILHVEGSYIHNLEEFWGAYWNNWRLDYNRKHRGDIYATHGMGPACQLLNIHRGDKMNYLVSMDTKAVSIPEYLKRTTGEDVKDFKNGDHTMTMIRTEMGKTIQIQHNVATPRPYSRMYQLTGTKGFANKYPFEGYALSKGQVGSDVTPNHENLSGHDFVSADVKKALMEKYKHPIHKLLEEKAKQVGGHGGMDFIMDYRLIYCLQNGLPLDMDVYDLAEWCCLAPLSAISLENNSAPVAIPDFTRGGWKKLKKLEFAQ
- a CDS encoding TolC family protein, with amino-acid sequence MRRAILIIAIAVLCFLTSYGQKKSESTHEFDLESYINAALERSNDVKNAKNSYLFAYWDYRSFKASFLPSLNLSSTIPSFSNSISEVLQGDGTTKYITKNRFVNSLALSINQKVGLTGGAFSIESALTRSDDIEPQRQITYNSLPISVTYQQNLFGVNWLKWQKKIDPLRYEEARRSYLYQRETVIISSIERFFDLAIAQQNLKVARVNLSNADTLYKIAKGRFRLGSISESDVMQMELSKLNAEIALSERLVDLESAQNRFRSYLGVSEKGEIKLNVPSKVPEMILSYDKVLEQARKNNPDIVRFNRQVLEAERWLEQNKRETGLTANFRAKVGFNQNSEDIFDAYRGIIPSQTASITLSMPIIDWGQRRGKIKNAQSNLDLVKGKVDQSQIEFDQNIYVKVMNFNQMGQKFRIAAKSDTIAQIRYKVSMDRFIAGKISVLDLNVALSEKDAANRNFISTLRAFWWYYYDLRRVTLYDFEKGKELEADFESLIR
- a CDS encoding efflux RND transporter periplasmic adaptor subunit, translating into MKKSRLLLAVALIVVGVAAYFTITSDFFANKESELVAVKEGNIDVTIVANGELVAKSFTSVKASSIFRSKSDVIGQIRIKSIVPEGKMVRAGEAIATLDREPIVNAIKAAENEASDLNAQAQRALSDTANQLRDVRYNLSTLRINMEISQINMEQSFYDPPAAQKKTKLEFEKSKIAYEQALQNCLQRKVQIENNAISLQARAESSAKKTHELRKFFGAIVVRAPRSGIVTYYTDLSGAKRQAGSIITPEDLTVALIPDASSFYSKFELAEEDLAKVKPLQEAKVRVALLEDTSFSGRIEEISGLPKIVEGKKVYTVMVKISGTSPMLRPMMTTINDLRLSTLSNVLYLPKKAIVEENGKFYVFTEDSRKQEVALGGANSELVAIVNGLKKGEQVFLNRPTKPNRFTLTQL
- the glmM gene encoding phosphoglucosamine mutase, translating into MALIKSISGIRGTIGGTPGNGLSPIDVVKFTAAYAQWLKESLKKNDLKVVVGRDARISGPMVSNLVIGTLMGSGINVVNADLATTPTVELAVTMENADGGIILTASHNPKQWNALKLLNSRGEFLSDADGKRILAIAENDAFNFAEVDDLGEVKNQPSFNQKHIDSVLALSTVDVDAVRSAKFKVVVDAVNSVGGVVIPELLEKMGVEVVKLYCVPNGQFPHNPEPLPEHLVDIAELVVKEKADMGIVVDPDVDRLAFVCEDGSMFGEEYTLVAVADYLLSIKKGNVVSNLSSSRALKDIAIKHGVEYAASAVGEVNVVAKMKEVGAVIGGEGNGGVIYPESHYGRDALVGVALFLTHLAKSGKTCLELRKTYPSYHISKNKIELTPAIDVDDVLLKMKGKYADYQINDIDGVRIDIENRWVHLRKSNTEPIIRIYSEAPTVAEADAFAGQIISDIRSVCNL
- a CDS encoding pseudouridine synthase, which codes for MENEFYDESPEKSTRGSFDNNSGESFNERQSEKPKRTISDPNRGVFERKVDFSNSRERSFDRERSFNRDDRGERGGFNRERSFNRDDRGERGGFNRERSFNRDDRGGERGGFNRERSFNRDDRGGERGGFNRERSFNRDDRGGERGGFNRERSFNRDDRGGERGGFNRERSFNRDDRGGERGGFNRERSFNRDDRGGFYSPFEKKKSYGGGFNDRNDNSNRTLRPRKNRGEEFDRPKIGAGLGPKYIEEPIDPEAEIRLNKYIANSGVCSRREADNHILAGEITVNGEVVTTLGTKIKMGDEVQFNGTIIKGEKKVYLILNKPKGYVTSVDDPHAEKTVMELIKGACNERVYPVGRLDKSTTGVLLLTNDGELTKTLTHPTYNKKKIYHVFLDKRISEEDMERIATGVDLDDGVAYADAISYVDGSDKSQVGVEIHSGKNRIIRRLFDTIGYKVIKLDRVYFAGLTKKGLPRGRWRFLTQREVGMLKMGSYE